A single region of the Vicia villosa cultivar HV-30 ecotype Madison, WI linkage group LG4, Vvil1.0, whole genome shotgun sequence genome encodes:
- the LOC131597940 gene encoding uncharacterized protein LOC131597940, translating to MTVTDYAAKFVELAKFYPNYNGENAEFSKCIKFENGLRSKIKKAVGYRKIRVFSELVDSFKIYEIDNTAHYKVVSEKRKKNQQNRAKPYDTNEGKLKVAEGKKTSGGGAPAGVTCFKCGKAAHKSFACDAEVKRCFRCGKTGHEISECKRKDMVCFNYGEEAHIGSQFQKPKKTQSDGKVFALMGSQTDWQDGHIGGNVSLVVLL from the coding sequence ATGACCGTCACTGATTATGCTGCAAAGTTTGTTGAATTGGCTAAGTTCTATCCTAACTACAATGGGGAAAATGCTGAGTTTtctaagtgcatcaagtttgaaaaTGGTTTGCGCTCAAAAATCAAGAAGGCGGTTGGGTATCGGAAGATTCGTGTTTTCTCGGAGTTGGTTGATAGTTTCAAGATATATGAAATTGATAATACTGCTCATTACAAAGTCGTTAGTGAGAAGcggaagaagaatcagcaaaatCGTGCAAAACCTTATGATACTAACGAGGGTAAACTGAAAGTAGCTGAGGGAAAGAAGACTAGTGGGGGAGGTGCTCCTGCTGGTGTGACTTGTTTTAAATGTGGAAAAGCTGCTCACAAGAGTTTTGCGTGTGATGCTGAAGTGAAGAGGTGTTTCCGTTGTGGCAAGACCGGACATGAAATATCTGAATGCAAGCGCAAGGATATGGTTTGCTTTAATTATGGTGAAGAGGCACACATTGGTAGTCAGTTTCAGAAGCCAAAGAAGACTCAATCTGATGGAAAAGTGTTCGCGTTGATGGGAAGTCAGACTGATTGGCAGGACGGGCACATTGGAGGTAATGTTTCATTAGTAGTACTCCTTTAA